The genomic interval catattacatattttactttaataagatgtataatattacatatacgataaataattattgatataatttaatatcgaATTAACTACACTACAAAATATTGcattaacataaatataataagggctcgtttggaacgccgtattaagtcgtattgtattatattgtattatattaattgcattttatgtaatatttttatgtaaaattatatgtaGTATTAAATTtgatggacacctaaatatataatattttagtataaattaaagtttaacatagtattatataaaaatatgatatataatccaattcaatataatacaatacaatacaatacgacttaatacggcgttccaaacgagccctaagagTATAATCCAATATACTTTCACATATAGAATATACAATCTACAATATACAATATGATGTTATAACCTAATGTAAATGTAATTTTCAAGATTTTTTTATACTTCAAAAATTTActcaattcatttttttttaaaaaaaaaaaattaagaaagtaGATATATATATCATTGTTTTAACCCTTCCTCATCCTCATGAGTTGAGATTGAGATCATCTCAATTCCCAATTCTCTAAACTGAAAAAATCTAGGGCTTTACCCAAAagtttttagaattagaagccaTTAACGACTGAaattgatcatcatcatcatcatcgatCAAACCCCACAAATGTATCATCGTCGTCCGGAGATCAAGTGGATGTTCGagaggaggaagaagaggaagattgATAATAGTGAAAGTGAACCCAACGTGTTTGATGATTTGCCTGAAGAGTTAAAGATTGAGATTTTACGAAGATTACCAACAAAGAAAGCTGCCATACTTACTCTTGTTTCAAAGTCATGGTTTTGGTTGATCACAACAAAGATCTTTCCCAAGACAAACCCAAAGCTTCCTTTCATCGGTGTTGTCCTCATTGGTAACTATGATTCACGTCCCAATACAACCATATTGATAGAGGCCCTTCAAAATTCAGACTCACATTCAGTGTTGCCTAGCAATATTGAACGTGATAGACACTATCCTTTTACTTTTTTCACTTCTCAACATAAAGTTTTGATGAATTGCTGTAATGGGTTGATTTTGTTTTCTGGTTGTAATGAGTCTAAGAGGAGTTTTAACTATTCATATATTGTTTATAACCCTTTGACTAATCAATGGGTTGATTTTGATTATGTTGTTAATAAGCCTTATGTTACTGCTAAAAGCACAATGTATGCTGCATTGGCTTATAACCCTTCTGAGTCTTGTTTTTATAGAGTTGTTCAGTTTCAGGGATTTAGGTGTTTGAATGTTTATTGTTCAGAGACAAGGAGTTGGAACAAGCTTAGATATCGTCTCCCAACTCGGGTTAGTACTTGCAAAACAAGGTGGCTTAAACAGACTGTGTTTTACCAAGGGGCATTGTTTAGACTATCCACCTCTGGCCATTTGTTGAAGTTTGTGATTGATAAGGAAGCTACTTCAATCAAGGATCAAGCTCAAGCAATTGATTTGCCTAAGTTTCAGGCTTCCAAACACCCTCCAAATAGCTATGGCCTTAATTGTATTGGGCTAAGCAATGATCAGATAAACTTCATGGCATTTGACAAGGAATTGAGTTTGTGCATTTGGGTTCTTTCTGATACCTATGAATGGTCTCTTAGAACTAAGCTTTCGAAAATCCATGAAAAGTATGGTATGGAGAACAATTTCTGCAGACCTTTGGCTTTCCATTCATACATGGATACAGTTTTTGTTGGTGCAAAGTCTCCTCATTTAGGTTCATTATTCTTGtccttaaattttgaaaaggATGTTTGTTCTCAACAGGAAGATAACTATGTCATAGAGACTTTGAACTTAGAAGGGTTTCAGTCATTAAATTGGCTTGATGTTGCTCCTTCCTCTTTTCACTACTCTCATGTCCCTTTCGCGAATGGAATGGCGAAGAAACTTTCTCTGCAAGTGGAAGAATGGAAGCCAGAACACACATGATTTGTACATCACTATGcttgttttttagtttaaattttggTGAACATGGTATTATTTGTCATTAGAACAAATTGATTTAGTGTTCAATCCTTTTAGTTTGTTTTGCTCAACGCTCATTATGGTTGCGCCTACACAGATTCTATGCCCTGTCATTGTTAGCTTCCTTATACTAATGAACTAATATTTGCTTAGAAATTCCTTCCCTACAGCATGTTCTTACTTTAATTACTCTGTATTTCTTTTTTACAGAGGAAGAAAACTTTCAAAAGCTTGTTGAAATGAGCACTATGTGCTTGTTCTAAACAATCTTTGTGTTTCAAACCTTTGATAAATTAATCAGTAGTAGAGTCTTTTTGGTTTCTATTGCT from Cannabis sativa cultivar Pink pepper isolate KNU-18-1 chromosome 4, ASM2916894v1, whole genome shotgun sequence carries:
- the LOC115713851 gene encoding uncharacterized protein LOC115713851, which codes for MYHRRPEIKWMFERRKKRKIDNSESEPNVFDDLPEELKIEILRRLPTKKAAILTLVSKSWFWLITTKIFPKTNPKLPFIGVVLIGNYDSRPNTTILIEALQNSDSHSVLPSNIERDRHYPFTFFTSQHKVLMNCCNGLILFSGCNESKRSFNYSYIVYNPLTNQWVDFDYVVNKPYVTAKSTMYAALAYNPSESCFYRVVQFQGFRCLNVYCSETRSWNKLRYRLPTRVSTCKTRWLKQTVFYQGALFRLSTSGHLLKFVIDKEATSIKDQAQAIDLPKFQASKHPPNSYGLNCIGLSNDQINFMAFDKELSLCIWVLSDTYEWSLRTKLSKIHEKYGMENNFCRPLAFHSYMDTVFVGAKSPHLGSLFLSLNFEKDVCSQQEDNYVIETLNLEGFQSLNWLDVAPSSFHYSHVPFANGMAKKLSLQVEEWKPEHT